The Kiritimatiellia bacterium genome contains the following window.
CTGCCACGACGCGATCATTTCGACCCAGCACATCCACCTCGACCACGACAACTGCCTGGAGATCGTCGCCGTCCGCGGCCGCCCGCGGGACATCGCGGCCATCGTGCGGCGGCTCAAGTCGGTCAAGGGCCTCAAGCACGTCTCCCTCGCCGCCGGCACGACCGGCCGGCGCCTCTCCTGAACTTCACTCATGTAGGGGCGCCGCTTGTCGGCGCCCGCGGGCGTCGCAAGCGACGCCCGCTACGGCCCCCTGAACAACCGAGCATGACGAATCGATTTTTTATTGTTGCTGGTGTTACGTTTTTATAATACGTATTAACTGCCAGCCGGAAAAAGCCGGATGGAAAGGATGACCCGGAATGAATTGGAAACGGTTACTGGTTCCGTTGGCTGTTGCGCTGCTGCCCCTTTCCGCCTGGGCCGGACGCCCCCTCGCCATCGACGACGCCGATCCCGCGGACCCGGAAATCTTCGAACTGGAGGCAGGCGCCGCCTATGCCAAGGAGGGGTCCGTGAAGGCCTGGGAGCTGCCGCTGGGACTGACCTACGGCGTCGCCCCCTCCGTCGAGGCCGGGATCGCCTTCGGCGCCCTCTCCGTCGAGGCCGGTGACGAGGACGAGTCCGGAATCAGCGATACGGTGCTGGGTGCGAAGTGGCAGTTCATTCAAGCCTGCCCGCTTGGCGCCCGGCACGCCCTGGCCCCCTCGGTGAAGCTGCCGACGGCGGACGAGGACAAGGGCCTCGGTAGCGGCCAAACCGACTTCGACCTGACCTGGATTATCTCGCGGGCTATGAGTGAAAAAGCCGGCGTCCACGTCAACCTGGGCTATGCCTGGATCGGCGGCCCGGACGACGACGTGCTCCATTACGGCGTGGCGGCGGACTACCAGGTCACCGAAGCCGTCCAAGCCGTCGGCGAGATCTTCGCCGAGCGGGAGACCTCGAGCGGCGCGGATACCGTCGGCCAGTTCAATCTCGGGCTGCGTTACGGCGCCACGGACGCGCTGGTCCTGGACCTGGCCGCCGGCTCGCGGATCGGCGACGACGGGCCGGATTTCACCACGACGGCGGGCCTGACGTGGGCTTTTGGAAGCAAGGAGAAATAGCATGCACATGGCCGATGCGTTGATTTCCCCCGCCGTGGGCGGGACGATGTGGGCGGCGAGCGCCGGGCTGCTGGCCTGGTGCGCGCGGAAGGTCCGGCAGACGCTGGATAACCGGCTCGTTCCGATGATGGGCGTGCTGGGGGCGTTCATCTTCGCCGCGCAGATGATCAACTTTTCGATCCCGGGCACGGGTTCGAGCGGGCATCTCGGCGGCGGGCTGATCCTGGCGATCCTCCTCGGCCCGTACGCGGGCTTCCTGGTCATCGCGTCCGTGCTGACCGTGCAGGCGCTGTTCTTTGCGGACGGCGGGCTGCTGGCGCTGGGCTGCAACATCTGGAACCTGGGTTTCTATCCGGCCTTCATCGCCTACCCGTTCATCTACAAGCCCCTGGCCGGCCCGGCCCGCTCCGGGACCCGGCCGGCTCTGGCCGCCGTGCTCGCCGCGGTGATCGGCCTGCAACTGGGCGCGTTCAGCGTCGTGCTGGAAACGACCACCTCCGGCATCTCCGAATTGCCGCTCGGTTCCTTCGTCCTGCTGATGTCGCCCATTCACCTGGCCATCGGCATCGTGGAGGGCCTGGCGACGGCGGCGGTGGTGGCCTTCGTCGCGCGCGCGCGGCCGGAAGCGGTCGGGCCGCAGGCCGGCCCGGCGAATCTCAAGCCGGCCCTGGCCGGCCTGGCGCTCGCCGCCGTCGTGATCGGCGGCGCGGTGAGCTGGTTCGCCTCGTCGCACCCGGACGGACTGGAATGGTCCATCGCCCGCGTCAGCGGCCGCGAGGAGGTCGGCGGCGGCTCGGCGCTGCACGATCAACTGGCCCGGGTGCAGGAACGCACGGCGATGCTGCCGGATTATGGCTTCAAGGAGGCCGCCGTAGCGGTCGCGGAGAAAGAAGCGGAAACCGAAACCTGGCCGGCGGTCAGCGCGGGCACGTCGGTATCCGGTCTCGTCGGCGGACTGCTGGTGCTGGGCGTGGCTGTGTTGGCGGGGCTTGCTTTGCGTCCGCGCCGCGTGGCATCCTGAACGGGGTGTACGGAAGTGGCCTGTAGTTCCGCCGCTCCGCCGGCGGAATTCTCCGGCGCGTCTCCGGCGCGGAGCGCCGGAGCTACAGGACTTATTGCATGATCATCGCGGTTCAGCGGATGGATGAACTGGCCGGTCTGGACTCGCCGATCCACCGGCTCGATGCCCGGGCGAAGGCACTCGTCACGCTCGCCTTCATTGTCGCCGTGATGTCGTTCCCCCGGCACGAGGTCATCGCGCTGGCCCCCTACTTTTTATACCCCGTCGCGCTGCTGGCCCGCGGCGGGATTCCCGGCCGGCTGATCCTGAAGAAGCTGCTGGTCGCCGCGCCGTTCGCGCTGTTCATCGGCCTGTTCAATCCCCTGCTCGACCGTCAACCGGTACCGCTGCCCGGCGGGCTCGTCGTGGCCGCGGGCTGGCTGTCGTTCGCCTCCATCCTGGTCCGCTTTGCGCTCACCGTCGGCGCGGCGCTGGCGCTCGTCGCCTGCACGGGCATGGACCGGCTCTGCGCGGGCCTGGAGCGGCTGGGCCTGCCGCGCGTCTTCGCCGTCCAACTGATGTTTCTCTACCGTTATCTTTTCGTCATCTCGGACGAGGCCCGGCGGATGCGGCTGGGGCTGGCGCTGCGCATGGCTGACGGCCGGGCGCCGGGCCTGCGGGTCTACGGGTCGCTGGTCGGCCACCTCCTGCTGCGTTCGATGGACCGCGCCCAACGGATCTACGGCGCGATGCTCGCGCGGGGCTTCGACGGCGAGATCCGCACCCTGGACGCGGCCCGCTGGTCGGCGCGCGACACGCTCTTCACCTCGGGCTGGATCGCCTTCTTCGCCGCCGCCCGTTTCTGGAACCTGCCCGAACTGGCGGGCCGCCTGCTGACCGGAGGAGTTCGATGAGCCATCACATCGTCGAGGCGCGGGACGTCCACTACACGTATCCCGGCGGACACGAGGCCTTGCGGGGCGTTTCCTTCCGGATCACGCACGGCGAGGCCGTGGCCCTCGTCGGGCCGAACGGCGCGGGAAAGTCCACTCTGCTTCAGCACCTCAACGGCACGCTGCTCCCGTCGCGCGGCGAGATCCGGATCGGGGATGACCCGGTAACCCGGGACACCGCGCCCCGGATCCGCCGGGCCGTGGGCATGGTGTTCCAGGATCCGGACGACCAGCTGTTCATGCCGACTGTCCTGGAGGACGTCGCGTTCGGCCCGCTCAATCACGGCCTCGCGCCGGAGGCCGCCGCCGAACGGGCCCGCGCCGCGCTGGAGCGGGTGGGCATGAGCCCCGTAGCGGACCAGCCGCCCTACCGCCTTTCGGCGGGCGAGAAACGCGCAGTGTCCATCGCGGGTGTGCTGGCGATGTCGCCGGACGTGCTGGTAATGGACGAACCTTCCTCCAATCTCGATCCGCGCGGCCGGCGGCGGCTGATGGAGCTCCTGAAATCCTTCGAGCACACGAAGATCATCGCCACGCACGACCTGGAGCTCGTAGTCGAGGTGTGCGCCCGCGTCATCCTGCTGGACGGCGGGCTGGTGAAAGCCGAAGGGCCCGCCGTCCAGGTCCTGGACGACGAGCCCCTCATGCTGGCCCACGGCCTCGAGCGCCCGCATGTCCTGCGGCACCGGCACCCGCACTGAATCAGCGGGCTCGCGGGAGCTCGCTCCTCCATGCAAAGCGCCTGGAGGGCGAAGCTCCGCGACGCCGTCTTTATTTCGGGCACTTCTTCAGGCACATGAACCAATCCAGGCACTTCACATCGTCGCCCGGCTTCTCCACGCGGTCCTTGGCCACGCCGCAGGAGCCCGGCGGCGGCACGATGACGTCGTCGCCCGGCTTCCAGTTCGCCGGCGTCGCGATGCCGTGCTGGTCGGAGGTCTGCATCGCGACCAGGAGGCGCATGACCTCGTCCATGTTCCGGCCGTTGGAGAGCGGGTAGTACAGGATCGCCCGCACGATGCCCTTGGGATCGATGATGAACACCGCGCGCACGGCCTGCGTGCTGCTCGCGCCCGGCTGCAGCATCCCGAAGGCCTTCGAGACCTCCATCTTCAGGTCCTCGATCACCGGGAAGGTGACCTCGATGCCCTTCATGTCCTTGTACTGGATCTTCTCCTTGATCGTCCGCAGCCACGCGATGTGCGCATAGATGCTGTCGATGGACAGGCCCAGCAGCTTGCAGTTGCGCTTCTCGAACTCCGTCTGCATCGAGGCGAAGGTCATGAACTCCGTCGTGCACACCGGCGTGAAATCCGCCGGGTGCGAGAAGAACACGACCCACTTACCCTCGTAGCACTTGGGGAAATCGATTTCCCCCTGGGTCGTCTTGGCCTTGAACGACGGCGCTTTCTCCCCGATCAGGGGCAGGCTGGTTGCGGATTGCTCCGTCATCTTGCTTGTTCCTTTCTGTTACTTTTTCCCGTGTCTGCTCAACATGGTTTCGAGGTCTTCCATCTCTGCCTGCAGGTCTTCCTCGTGCTCCACTTCGTCCTGCAGGATCTGGAGAACGATGTTGTAGGTCACGGGATCCTTGACCGCAGTGAGGCTTACCAGCTTCTTGTAGGTCATGATCGCGCACTGCTCGCCCTTGATGTTCTGTTCCAGGATCTCCCTCACAAAGGGATTATCCGGCGCGTCGTAGCCGCAGTTGGAATGCTTGTACCATTCCTTCGGCTCGGCGATCGGGGTGCCGCCCAGTTGGATGATGCGCGTAGACAGCATGTCCGCGTGCCGCAGTTCGTCCGCCGCGTGCTGGGTGAGTTCGGCGATGACGGCCTCCTTCATCGGGCCCTTCACCACCTTGGCGCCGATCCAGTACTGGAAGTACGCCAGCCACTCGTCCGAGAAAGCCTTGTTCAGCAGGCCGACGAGTTTTTTCACGTCCATATCCACGATCTCAATGCCTTTCGTGCCCATACCTCTTCCTTCCTTTCCTTCCGAGTGAACCCCGACACCGGAAACGCCCCCCCGGGGCGACTCCTTCCCACGCCGGCATCGTACCCTGCGGACACCGCATTTTCGAGGCAAAAAACGCCCTGCGCCTGTCCGCCGGGAAGCGCCCCGATGGCCCTCTTTTCGGGCCCATTAACAGTAATTATTACTAGTCAGTTATCATTACTATGTAAAGGCGACAAAAAAGAACCTAGCGCTTTTTCCGCTTCGACTGGCACTCCAGGCACAGGCCGCGCAGTTCGACGTGGATGGAGTCCACCCGGCCCATCGCCCCCACCTCGACCGGCGGCGGGAACCGGTCCAGCGTCTCGCAGTAGAAATCGCCGACAAGCCCGCACCGCGTGCAGACGAAATGGTGATGCCGTTCCGTGTTGGCGTCGAACCGCGCCCGCTCCCGGATCGTGCCCATGCGCGAGATAATGCCGCGGTCTTCCAGCATCCGCAGGGTCCGGTACACGGTGTCGAGGGAGATGGACGGCATCCGTTTTCGCACGCGGCGGCACAGCGTCTCGGCGTCAGGATGCTCCCCGGTGCGCGCCAGTTCCCGGTACACTTCCATCCTCTGGTGCGTGGCCTTGATGCCCTCGTGCCGGCAGGCCGAGGCAAACGCTTCCACGCGCGACTCCATGCTGTCTGTTCCTGATTTCACAAGGGCTACAATAGTAATTATTACTATCGATGGAATATACTCCCGCAGCGCAGGTTGTAAAGTCATTTCGAACGAACATGCGGCGGCCGACGGGTGTAAAAGAACCTCGGCTGTCACAGGACCCCGGCTTGACCCGGGGCGCTGCCGCTGTCATGATGGCCGCCCATGGTTCGCAAACTCATTCGCCGCGTCCTGCATTCCCTCCTGGGAAGGAAGAAGAAACCGGCCGAGACGGCGCACGCTGCGACGACGCCGCACCGCCCCAAGGATCATAAGGCCCCGGAGCGGCATCCGCCCAAACAACGGGATCAGCAGAATCAACGGACCCATGAACCGCGACCGCACGCGGCACGACAGGCCCCGGCTGCTCCTTGGAACCCGGCCTCCTTCGAGGTCCCCCCGGTCGAAGGGAAGACCCGGTTCCAGGACCTCGACCTGCCCGTGGAAATCCTGCACGCCATCGCCGACCTGGACTTCAAATATTGCACGCCCATCCAGGCGGCCATCCTCCCGCCCACCCTCTCCGGCAAGGACGCCTTCGGCCGGGCCCAGACGGGCACGGGAAAGACCGCCGCCTTCCTGATTGCCGTGTTCACCCGGTTCCTGCGTCACCCGGCAAAGCCCCCCCGGCCCAAGGGCACGCCGCGCGCCCTGGTCATCGCCCCGACGCGTGAACTGGTGATCCAGATCGAGAAGGACGCCCGCGAACTGGCCCGCTACCTGCCCTTGCGCGTCCTCGCCGTCTACGGCGGCATGGATTACGACAAGCAGCGCCGCGAACTGACCGGCGGGCCCGTGGACCTGGTCGCCGCCACGCCCGGACGCCTCCTGGACTTCAAACGGCGCGGCGACATCCATCTCGACCAGGTCGAGGTTCTCGTCATCGACGAGGCCGACCGGATGCTGGACATGGGATTCATCCCCGACGTCCGCACGATCGTCCACAGCACGCCGCCCAAGAGCGAGCGGCAGACCCTGTTCTTCTCCGCCACCCTGACGCCCGAGGTCACGCGGCTGGCCTCGCAGTGGACCACCGACCCGGTCCACATCGAGATCGCGCCGGAGCAGGTGGCCGTGGACACCGTGGACCAGCGGGTCTATATCGTCACGCTCCGCGACAAGTTCGCGCTGCTCTACAACATCCTGAACCGCGAGAACGCCACGCGCGTGCTCGTGTTCGCCAACCGGCGGGACCATTCCGAGCGGCTGATGGAGAACCTGAAGCGCTACGGCATCGACTGCGCCCTGCTCACGGGCGCGGTGGACCAGCGCAAGCGGCTGCGGGTGCTCGAGGATTTCCGCGCGGGCAAGATCCGCGTGGTCGTCGCCACCGACGTCGCGGGCCGCGGGCTGCACGTCGAGGGAATCAGCCATGTGATCAATTATAACCTGCCGATGGACCCCGAGGATTACGTCCACCGCATCGGGCGCACGGGCCGCGCGGGCGCCAGCGGCATCTCGATCTGCTTTGCGGACGAGGACGACGGGCACTACCTGCCGCAGGTCGAGAAGTTCATCGGGCGCACCCTGTCCTGCACGCACCCGGAGGACGACTGGCTGAAGCTCCCGCCCCCGCTCTACGAGGCCCGGGAGCCGAAGTATTCCTCGCGCCGGCCCGAGCGGCCGGGCCGCTCGTTCGGCCCCCGGCGGGGCGGCGGCCCGCGCCGCGGCGGCCGCCGTCCGCGTTGAGCACGCCCTTGGAGGGCGAGCGGCCCCGCGAGCCGGAACTCACCACGCGTCGAAGGCCGCGGCGCCCTTGTTCGCCACATCGCTGCGCGCGTTGGCGGAGATCGTCTTGCCGGCGGAATCGACGATCACGAGGGTCGGGATGCCCTGGACGTTGAACTTCTTCTTGAGCTCGTCCCGGTTCTTGTCGGGGAAGCGGACCGCGGTCCAGGGCATCTCCATTTCCTTCATGTAGCGGTACATGTCCGCCTCGGTCTGGTCGCTGGACACGAAGACGATCTCGAACGGCTTGCCCGCCTTCTGGAGCTCGTTGTAGACGGTGACGAGCTGGGGCGTGAACGCGCGGCAGGGCGGGCACCAGTGCGCGGAGAAGTAGATGCCGATCTTTTTCCCATCGAGAACCGCCGGCGAGACCCGCTGCCCCTTGGCATTCACCAGGCGCGTGCCGAAGAGGGCCTCGATCGCGGGAGGAATGGCCGCCTCCGCCGGAGCGCCGGGCGCCGCCGGAACCGCCGCGGCCCGCAGCGAGCCGATGTAGATCTGGTCCTCCCGGCTCAACCGGTTCATCTGTATCTGGATGGGTTTGCCTTCCGCGTTGCGCAGGATCACCTGGTCCAGCTTCTGCTCGACGAACTCCGCCTGCATCGTCGAGCCGCCCGCGCTGGTCCACGTCCGCATCTCGCCGGCCCCCGCGGACGCGGCCCCGAACCACCAGGCCACACACGCGGCCACTATTCCGAAACGATAATCCAAGCGCATGGGATCCTTCCTTCCGCGTATCGCCGGATGCTATACCCCCGGCGGGAAGGGCATTCAATGGAAATCGGCCGCGCCGCTGGACATGGGCCCTTTTGACGTTATCTTTCGGCCAGCCATGAAACTCTTCCTTGGGTCCCTGGCGTTCCTCACCGCCGTGGCGGCGTGGGCCGAGCCCGCGCGGGGCTCGCGCCATGCCGTCCGGTTTTTCGGAACGGGCACGGGCCAGGTGGACCGGGCCAAGCTTCCCCTCGACCCGCCCACCGCGGCCGACGTCGGCGACGACTTCACCGTAGAGTTCTGGATGAGGGCGGACCCCGGCAACGACGGAACGGTCAACGAGGGCGCCAACGGGGACGGCTGGATCACCGGGAACGTGGTCGTGGACCGGGACATCTACGGCGGCGGCGATTACGGGGATTACGGTGTGGCGCTGGGCTCGGCCGGCGGCGCGGCCCGCGTCCTGGCGTTCGGCGCGCACAACGGCGACTGGGGCGAGACCATCGTCGGCCCCAACGACTTCTCCGGCGGCGCGTGGCGCCACGTGGCGGTCACGCGGGTGCGGACCAGCGGCCTGATGCGCATCTACGTGGACGGCGCGCTCGACGCCGAGGGCACCGGACCGGGCGGCGACTTGAGCTACCGCGACGGGCGCGACACGGCCTGGACGAATTCCGACCCATTCCTGGTCCTCGGCGCCGAGAAACACGATGCGGGGACCGAGTATCCCTCGTTTCACGGCTACCTCGACGAATTCCGGATCTGGAGCCGGGCACTTTCGGCGGAAGAGCTGACGAACGTCGCCGCCCGCGTGCTCGATCCATCGGAACACCCGGACCTGGTCGCCTGCTGGCGCTTCGAGGAAGGCACGAACACCGTTCTGTACGACTCGACGGCGGGCGCGATCACAGGCCGGCTCCACCAGGCGCTCGCGGGCAACGGGCAGCGGGTGGCCTATGCGGACAACCCGACGAACACCGCGCCGGTGGAGTTGGAGCCTCCCCGCCTGCGGGACGCGCGCGCGGCGAATGGAGAGATGAGCTTCCACTGGTTCGCGTCCCGGAATTATTTCCAATCATTGGAAACTTCGACCGGCTTGGTTTCCAATGCCTGGACGCCCCTGCCCGGCTGGACAAACCTGCATCGGGCCGACGGCCCCGTGTATTTCACCGGCACGGTCAGCGGGGCCGACACCCGCTTCTACCGCGTCCGGGCCGCGGCGGAATGAGTGTCACGGCCGGGACGGCCGTGACACCCTCCGGCTCCCTCCCGGAAAAAAAGCAGCCCCGCTATTGACTTGCATAGCCATGTACCTTATTATACAAGGTAGCATGACAAATGGGATCGTGCATCATGGATTACTTTGAAAACTGGATCGTGCAGGCCCGGAAGGGGTTCCTGGAACTGTGCGTGCTCAACGCGCTCGAGGGCGAGGAGCGCTACGGGTATGACCTGGTGAATTCGCTGGTGGATACCGCCGGCCTCGGGGTGACCGAGGGCACGCTCTATCCCCTGCTCTCCCGCCTGCGGCTGCAGGGCCTCGTGACGACGCGGCTGGAGGAATCCTCCGGGGGCCCCGCGCGCAAGTACTACGCGCTGACGGCCAAGGGGCGGAAAATCGCGAAGCAAATGAACGATCACGTGGAATTGATGATCCAAGGAAGCCGGGGCCTGCGCGGCCGGAAGGAGTGACCCATGCCGGAATGGACGGAGTCGGCGGAAGCGGAACTGGAGCGCTACCTCGCGGAGGCGCGGGCGGCAGCGTCCGTCAGCGGGGCGGACCCGGAGGAGGTCGAGGGCGACCTTCGAGGGCACATCGAGCGGCAACTCGAACAGGCCGGGATCCGGACGGCGACCCGGGAGGACCTGGCGCGCGTGCTCGCGCGGCTCGGGCCGGCCCGGTCCACGCCCGCGGGCGATCCCCCGGAGGCGCCCGAGAAGCCGCGGCGCATCTCGCTCGGACTGATCATGGCCCTCGGCGTCGTGCTCCCCTTCATTACCCTGGTGTTTGAAGCGTTCACCGGCCTCTGCGGCGAAATCTTCGTCAACCCCATCCCGACGCTTTGGCACGTCCTGCTCGTCGCCGCCGTTCCGCTGGCCAACGCCCTGACCTGGTCGCGGTTCGCCTTCGGGTGGCCTGGTCGCCTGAAACTCCTCGGCCGGCTCAACGGGTTCGCCATCGGAGTGGCGCTATACTACACGCTCGTGTTTCTGCCGGTCGCGCCGTTCGCCGCAATCGGCATCCTCTATTTCGGGATCGGCCTGCTGCCGCTGTCCCCGATGCTGTCGCTGATCATGGCGCTGGCCGTGCGCCGCATCCTGCGGCGCTACGACCGGCCGGGCGGCGCGCTGCCGCCCGCCTGGCGCTGGGCGCTGGCCGCGCTGGGTATCATCGCGCTGCTCGCCACGCCCACGGTCGTAACCCAGGCCGGCCTGCAGTGGGCCACCGCCGAATCGCCGGCCGCCCGAGCGCGCGGAATCGGTCTGCTCCGCGCCCTTGGGAACGACGACCTCCTGCTCCGGAGCTGCTACCGGCGCGATCGGATGGTCGGCAACATGGTGTCGTTCCTCTTCGAAGGTCTCGGGCGACGCATCACTTCCGAGCAGGCACAGCAGGTCTACTATCGCGTTACCGGTACGCCCTACAATGCCGTGCGCCCACCGGAACTGCGCGGGCTGCGCACCCGGGCCCTCATCAACGCGGACGATTTCGACTGGGACCAGGGCGGCGACGCCGTCGCCGGCCGCCTGCGGGGCTTGAGCCTCCGCGAGTCGCGGCTGGACAGCCGGATCGAGGCCGCAAGCGGCGTCTCCTATACCGAGTGGATCCTCGTGTTCCGCAACGACGCCGAGCGCCAGCGCGAAGCGCGGGCGCAGATCGCCCTGCCGCCCGGCGGCGTGGTCTCCCGCGTGACGCTCTGGGTGGACGGCGAGGAACGCGAAGCGGCGTACGCCGGCCGGGCGAAGGTGAAGGCCGCCTACCAGCGCGTGGTCCAGCAGCGGCGCGACCCGGTCCTCGTCACGACCAGCGGGCCCGACCAGGTCCTGGTGCAGTGCTTCCCCGTCCCGCCGAACGGCGGCACCATGAAGATCAAGGTCGGCATCACCGCGCCGCTCGCGCCGGAATCGCGCGAGTCCGGGCTGCTGCGCCTCCCCTATTTCCGCGAGAGAAACTTTGCGATACCCGAAAGCACGGCACATTCGGCCTGGATTGAATCGCCCCGGCCGTTGGAAACGCTGCTGGCCGGCGACCCCGCGATCCACGAGCATCCGGAAGAAACGGTATACGCGCTGCGCGCCCAACTCGACGACCAGCTTCTTTCCCGCCCCTTCGCCGTGCGGGCCGCCATGACGGGTGGCCCCGCCTGGGCCGGCCTGCAGCAGGACGCGGACCGCATCGTACGCCAGACCCTGGAGGAAGTTCCCGTTCAAAAACCGGAACGGATCATTTTTGTTTTCGACGGCTCCCGGCCGATGGCCGGGTCCATCGAACGCCTGGCCTCGGCGCTGGATCATGTGCCCGAGGGCGTCGAAGTAGCGGTCCTTTTTGCCGGGGATCGGGTGCAGGCCCTCCGCGAGGCCGCGCCCTGGACGGACGGTGCGGCCGCCGGGGTGGCGGAGGCGTTGAAGAGGCAACCCTACCGCGGCGGATGCGACAACGTGGCGGCCCTGCTGGCCGCCTGGGACCTGGCCGCCGCCGTCCCCGCGGGCGCCGTGCTATGGATTCACGGGCCGCAGCCTGTTTCGTTTGACGGGGAAGAGGCGCTCCTGCAGCGCACGGAGCGCCGCCCGAGCGGACCGGTCATTCACGATCTCCAGGTCGGCCCCGGGCCCAATCACGTGGCGGAACAACTGAACGGCAGCCCGGCGATGCGGGCCGTGATGGATTTCGGCGACCCGGCGGCCGCGCTGGCGCGGGGGCTCGACACGTGGGCCGGAAAAAACCCCTCCTTCCGATTCGAGCGGGCTCGCGTTCCCCGGGCGGAAGCGGAGGGCCCCGAGGGATCCACACACCTGGCCCGTTTATGGGCATTCTCCGAAATCCTGCGGCTCGGTGCATCGATTCACGACGCCGACAAGGACGAGGCCGTCGAGCTGGCCGTGCGCTATCGCCTGGTCACGCCGGTGTCCGGCGCCGTCGTGCTCGAGACCGCCCAGCAGTATGCGCAAAGCGGGCTGGAGCCCGTCGCGGGCGACACCGTGCCGCGCATCGTCCCGGAACCCGAAACGTGGATGCTGCTCCTGATCGGCGGCGGCATGGCCGCCGCGCGGGCATGGAAGCGAAGAAGGTCGCGCCGGGGCGCGATGCTTAAAAAGTGCCCCGGAATCCCGCGCTGATAAGCAGGCCGTTGGAATAGATCGGCCGGCCGGGCACGTTGTCCTCGCGGGCGCCGGTGCCCACGCCGCCGAGTTCAATAAAGTAGTTCCGGCGGGCGTCCATGAAGAACTCAAAGCCGAACACGCCGTAGCCGCCGGCGACGAAATCCTTGTCGGAAAACTCCGAGGCGGGGACAATTCCGATGAAGCCGCCCTCGCCGTAGAGCCGTATGTTCTCACACACGGTGCCGGCCACGCCCACCAAGCCGGCCGTGAAATTGAAGTATGAATCCCAATTGGTTTCATCGGACTTGGTATTCTCGTTGAACATCAGGTTGCCGCGCACGCGGACGGCGAACAGGTCCTTCACGTAGGGGCTTGTCAGGCTCATCCCCAGCCCGAAATCGTCCTGGTACTGGTTGATCTGGAAGCCCGCCGCCACCCCGTTCTTCAAGGCCCCTTCCTTCGCCTCCGCCGTTACGATAAACGCAAGGCCCAGAATCAACCCGATATACAGCTTGTTCATGATGCCCCCCTTTCCTTTCGCTTGCTCCTGCCACTCCGGGCTGCATCAGCCCATCCGAAGGAAAGATGAACCCGGGGAGGAGGGCTGTCAAGCGCGGCGGAGTTCCGGGTGCCGCAACAGCCTGGCTTCGTCGTCCCGATGCGGTATCGGGACGAAGCCTAAAAATGACGGGCGGCAAATACGCGCCCCGAGTGTGTCTTCAGGTAACCTTCAAAAGCCGCCGCTCGCTGGCGGTCTTCGAACGCCACGGCTACACGAATCCGCCAGGGCCGGTGCTTGCACGCAGGCGTCACCTCGCCCCCGTTGTGCCGGCGCAGCCGGTCCCCGAGATCGTCCGTCATGCCCGTGTAGTGCCGCCGCGGATCGGCCTCGCTTTGCAGCAGGTACACGCAGGTGAACTTCATCATGGCTTGCCCGGCGTCTTGTCACGGCGAAGCGTAGCGCGAAGCCGGAAGTTCCGAGCGCCGCGATCGCCCGGCTTCGTCCCTCGCGGCGCTCGGGACGAAGCCTGGAGGCGGGGGGAATTGAACCCCCGTCCGAGCAAGAGTCGCACCGGCTTCTACGCGCGTGTTCCGTCTTTGGATCTCGTCCCGCATGCTGCCAACGGACAGGCCACATGCGAAACCAGCGCCCACGTT
Protein-coding sequences here:
- a CDS encoding GIY-YIG nuclease family protein, whose translation is MKFTCVYLLQSEADPRRHYTGMTDDLGDRLRRHNGGEVTPACKHRPWRIRVAVAFEDRQRAAAFEGYLKTHSGRVFAARHF